The Manis javanica isolate MJ-LG chromosome 2, MJ_LKY, whole genome shotgun sequence genome contains a region encoding:
- the CREM gene encoding cAMP-responsive element modulator isoform X19 codes for MLTCDGETSQCFMQKPIMAVTGDETAATGDMPTYQIRAPTTALPQGVVMATSPGSLHSPQQLAEEATRKRELRLMKNREAAKECRRRKKEYVKCLEGRVAVLEVQNKKLIEELETLKNIYSPKTD; via the exons ATGTTGACCTGTGATGGGGAAACAAGCCAGTGCTTTATGCAGAAGCCCATCATGGCTGTAACTGGAGATGAAACAG CTGCTACTGGTGACATGCCAACTTACCAGATCCGAGCTCCTACTACTGCTTTGCCACAAGGAGTAGTGATGGCTACCTCACCAGGAAGTTTACACAGTCCCCAGCAACTAGCAGAGGAGGCAACACGCAAGCGAGAGCTGAGGCTAATGAAAAATAG GGAAGCTGCTAAAGAATGTCGACGTCGAAAGAAAGAATATGTAAAATGTCTGGAGGGCCGAGTTGCAGTGCTGGAGGTTCAAAACAAGAAGCTTATAGAGGAACTGGAAACCTTGAAAAACATTTACTCTCCCAAAACAGATTAG
- the CREM gene encoding cAMP-responsive element modulator isoform X18 yields MLTCDGETSQCFMQKPIMAVTGDETAATGDMPTYQIRAPTTALPQGVVMATSPGSLHSPQQLAEEATRKRELRLMKNREAARECRRKKKEYVKCLENRVAVLENQNKTLIEELKALKDLYCHKAE; encoded by the exons ATGTTGACCTGTGATGGGGAAACAAGCCAGTGCTTTATGCAGAAGCCCATCATGGCTGTAACTGGAGATGAAACAG CTGCTACTGGTGACATGCCAACTTACCAGATCCGAGCTCCTACTACTGCTTTGCCACAAGGAGTAGTGATGGCTACCTCACCAGGAAGTTTACACAGTCCCCAGCAACTAGCAGAGGAGGCAACACGCAAGCGAGAGCTGAGGCTAATGAAAAATAG GGAAGCTGCCCGGGAATGtcgcagaaagaagaaagaatatgtCAAATGTCTTGAAAATCGTGTGGCTGTGCTTGAAAACCAAAACAAGACTCTCATTGAGGAACTCAAGGCCCTCAAAGATCTTTATTGTCATAAAGCAGAGTAA
- the CREM gene encoding cAMP-responsive element modulator isoform X20, with product MPTYQIRAPTTALPQGVVMATSPGSLHSPQQLAEEATRKRELRLMKNREAARECRRKKKEYVKCLENRVAVLENQNKTLIEELKALKDLYCHKAE from the exons ATGCCAACTTACCAGATCCGAGCTCCTACTACTGCTTTGCCACAAGGAGTAGTGATGGCTACCTCACCAGGAAGTTTACACAGTCCCCAGCAACTAGCAGAGGAGGCAACACGCAAGCGAGAGCTGAGGCTAATGAAAAATAG GGAAGCTGCCCGGGAATGtcgcagaaagaagaaagaatatgtCAAATGTCTTGAAAATCGTGTGGCTGTGCTTGAAAACCAAAACAAGACTCTCATTGAGGAACTCAAGGCCCTCAAAGATCTTTATTGTCATAAAGCAGAGTAA